A window of the Bdellovibrio svalbardensis genome harbors these coding sequences:
- the gcvH gene encoding glycine cleavage system protein GcvH: MAFHIPEDYYYTKEHEWAQVDENIVTVGITEFAQDSLGEVVYVELPEEGQKITQGQTFGVIESVKAVSDLYAPVSGTVIEVNASLGDDPSILNDDPVNEGWLVRIEMDTEKELANLMRAPEYKKLIAEK; the protein is encoded by the coding sequence ATGGCATTTCATATTCCTGAAGACTACTACTACACAAAAGAACACGAATGGGCTCAAGTTGACGAGAACATCGTAACAGTTGGCATTACAGAATTCGCACAAGACTCTTTGGGCGAGGTTGTTTACGTTGAACTTCCAGAAGAAGGTCAAAAAATCACTCAAGGCCAAACTTTCGGTGTTATTGAGTCTGTTAAGGCCGTGAGCGACCTTTATGCACCTGTTTCAGGCACTGTAATCGAAGTAAACGCATCTCTAGGCGACGATCCGTCTATTTTGAATGACGACCCAGTGAACGAAGGTTGGTTGGTTCGTATCGAAATGGATACAGAAAAAGAGCTCGCAAACTTGATGAGAGCTCCAGAATACAAAAAATTGATCGCTGAGAAGTAG
- the gcvT gene encoding glycine cleavage system aminomethyltransferase GcvT, protein MKKTPLADTHVSLGARMVDFAGWYMPVQYTGLREEHDAVRNNVGLFDVSHMGEVRVKGPKALETLEWLTTNDVSKLNDGEAQYSLLPNEQGGLVDDIIVYCLSKNSDYLVCVNASNKDKDFAWMTKHNKGADITDESDRWAQIAIQGPKALELCDRVFSFKVSEMKSFTVKSGEFQNHKIMVATTGYTGEKGCEVFVDAAGAVALWNTLLEKGQDLGVKSIGLGARDTLRTEMKYSLYGHEIDDTTNPYAAGLGWVIKPAKKDFLNKAQIVGTKEAGLSQNLVGFKMLEKGIPRQGYSLFSFDNKEIGKVTSGTHSPTLDEPIGIAYIDVAFAKEGTEFLLDIRGRKVKAVVVKTPFVTK, encoded by the coding sequence ATGAAAAAGACTCCTTTAGCAGATACACATGTTTCCCTTGGCGCTCGCATGGTTGATTTCGCTGGCTGGTATATGCCAGTTCAGTACACAGGTCTTCGTGAAGAACACGATGCTGTTCGTAACAATGTGGGTTTATTCGATGTTTCTCATATGGGCGAAGTTCGCGTTAAAGGCCCAAAAGCTCTAGAGACTCTAGAGTGGTTGACGACAAATGATGTTTCTAAATTGAATGACGGCGAAGCTCAGTACTCTTTGCTTCCGAATGAGCAAGGCGGACTTGTCGACGATATTATCGTTTATTGCCTTTCTAAAAACTCAGACTATCTGGTGTGTGTGAATGCCTCCAACAAAGACAAAGACTTTGCCTGGATGACAAAACACAATAAAGGCGCAGATATCACTGACGAAAGTGATCGCTGGGCACAGATCGCGATTCAAGGTCCAAAAGCCTTGGAACTTTGTGATCGCGTTTTCTCTTTCAAAGTCAGCGAGATGAAGTCATTCACAGTTAAATCTGGTGAATTCCAAAATCACAAAATCATGGTGGCTACGACTGGTTACACCGGTGAAAAAGGCTGTGAAGTGTTCGTTGACGCTGCTGGCGCCGTGGCCTTGTGGAATACATTGCTCGAAAAAGGCCAAGACTTGGGAGTAAAATCCATCGGCCTGGGCGCACGCGATACGTTACGCACAGAAATGAAATACTCTTTGTACGGCCATGAGATTGATGACACAACGAATCCATACGCTGCGGGTCTTGGTTGGGTCATTAAACCTGCCAAAAAAGACTTCCTGAACAAAGCCCAAATCGTAGGCACAAAAGAAGCTGGTTTGTCGCAAAATCTTGTGGGATTTAAGATGCTTGAGAAGGGCATCCCACGCCAAGGATACAGCCTATTTTCTTTTGACAACAAAGAAATCGGCAAGGTAACTAGTGGTACACACTCTCCGACTTTGGATGAACCTATCGGTATCGCTTATATCGACGTGGCCTTCGCAAAAGAGGGAACTGAGTTCCTTCTCGATATCCGCGGTCGTAAAGTGAAAGCTGTGGTTGTTAAAACCCCATTTGTAACGAAATAA